The sequence below is a genomic window from Campylobacter ornithocola.
CAAAGTCTTAAATTTAAAATCTAATATTATATAAAAAAAATTCTTAAAAATTAAGATTGCTAAATTGGAACACTTGTTGCTTTTGTCTAAACAAGAATTATTTTTAAGGAGAAAAATATGTCAAACCTAAACACTCAAATCTTTAACGCTAACATAGAAAAACAAGGAACATCAGTTTTAAGTAGTAAGCATTTTATGGAACTTTTAAATTACTTAGAAGTTGTGAATTCAAATGAAGAAAAAGAATTAAACTATGCAAAACTTTCAAGTAAAGTAAGTGAAATTTTAGATGATGCACATAATGAAAATGCGGTTTTAAACGCTAAAAATATAGAAGAATTGTTAGTAATATTTAAAAATTTTAATCTTTCTCATGAAAATTTAAAACTTGATTGCGCAACACAATTGCAAAATTTATTTCCGAATTTAGCAAAAAACAATTTTTTAGTAGGTTAATTAATGTCAAATATCCAAGCTAGCGATGCTTTAAATTTACTAAGCATTGCTTCGCAAAATGAAAACATAAGCAAAGAAAGCACTAATTCGCAAAGCGATGGAGAGGAATTTTTAAACTCTTTATTACAAGCAATAAATGAAAAAGATGGAAGTTTATCAAAAAACTTCAAAGTGCCACAAAAAGAAAATGTAAAAAAAGATAAAGATTTAAAAGATACCAACAACAAGCCTTTGTTAGATGAAAAAGACGCTATAAAACTTTTTGAAGGTGCAAATTTTATACAAATTCTTTCTTTACTAGAAGTTTTACAAAGTGATAGCAAGGATATAAAATTAAATAAACTAGTGCAAGATAATACTGCTATTTTAACTCTTGAAAAGAATTTACATAAACTAAAAAATATAAAAAACATCAATGAGCTCTTTAACATAGCAAAAGAACTTGGTTTAAATATAAAAAACATAAAATTTGAGCAAATTAAAGATTTCAAAGAAGCATTTCCAAATCTTGATAAAAAAGGTTTTTTTAAAACACAAAATTTAAATAATAAAGATTTAATCGAACCACAAAAACAAAACAATACTAATGTTTTTCAAGATTTAATCAATCAAAAAATCACTAAGCTTTTAAAAGAAGAGCCTATTGCAAGTAAGAATATAAAAAACAAAGAAAACGAAGGGGTTTCCTTACTTTCTTCTGCTTTAAAAAATATAGAACTTCCAAAAAAAGATACAAAAATACAAACAAAAGAAAGTCTTCAAAATATAAATTTCAAAGAAAAATTAGTAGAAAAAATTCAAATTCAAGATGAAAAAGAAGTAAAAGATACTAAGAATGTGCAAAATATAGCTATCAAACATAATGAAAAATTAAATGATATAGAGCTTATCACACTCAATCAAAACACTAACTTAAAAAAAGAAGTTAAAGAGAAAGAAAAACTAGATTTTAAAGAAATATTAAAAAATGAAAAAATAACAACTAGCGAAGATAGTTTTAGTAAAAAAATAAGTTCTGTTTTAGAAAATTCAAAAGATTTAAAAACAGAATTAATAAATACAAAAAATACACAAAATTTACCAAATCAAAATCAAGATTTAAAAGTTAATTTAGAAAATTTATTAGCTCCTCAAGAAAAACAATTAAAAATAGAAAAAAACATTCAAAATACAGATAATTTTAGTGATATTTTTAAAAACACCAAAGAATTTACAAAAGATGAAAACAATAACAATGAAGAAAATTTAAATTCTTATGTAAAAGAAATGAATAGAATTTCTAATAATTTTGTAAAAAATCAAAGTATTCCCGCAAAGGAAACATTTAATGATTTTGCTCAAGAGTTTAAAGAAAAACTAGAAAGTTATAAAGCTCCTATAACCCGCTTTAGCATTACTCTTAATCCACACAATCTTGGAGAAGTAGAGGTAACTTTAGTTCAAAGAGGTTCAAATTTAAATATCAGCTTTAATTCCAATCAAAACACATTAAATCTTTTTATACAACATCAAGCTGAATTTAAAAATGCTCTTGTAAATATGGGCTTTACAAATTTAGAAATGAATTTTAATAACCAAGAAAGAAAAGAGCAAAATAATCCACAAAAACAAAAAAATAACAATAATAGTAAAGAAGATAAGGTGAATTTTGAAAAAGAAATTCAAGAAAAACCGAGTTTAGAAATGGTTTTAGCAAAATATTTTTAAATGGAATATTTTTTGCTTTAAGTTTTAAAAATATATAAAAAAGGATTTTTATGTCAAATATAAATACACAAACTCTCCAAAATCCTTTAGCAACACTTAATACTAAAGATGTGCCAAATGCTAGAGCTGGAGAAAGTAGCAGTGGTAATGATGGGTTAGTTTACAACCCTGGAGCAGAGCTTGACAAGGATGCATTTTTAAAACTTCTTTTGATAGAACTTCAACACCAAGATCCAACTGATCCTATGGATACTGAAAAAATGCTTACTCAAACAGCACAGCTTTCAGCACTTGAAATGCAAGATAATACTAACAAAACTATGACTCAACTCGTGACCGCAATGACTAAATTGCAAAATTCTATTGCTGCAAGCACTGGTATGAGTGCATTAGCTGCGGTAGGAAAGCTTGCAACTGTTAAAGATAATTACCTTGTAGTAGCAGATGATGATATACAATTTCAAATTAATATGTACTTACCAAAAGAACCTCAAAAAGGTAAAAAGACTGATATTGATACAGAAGACTTTGAGCTTAGTAAAAATGGTGAAGATAAGCTTGATATAAAAGGTAAAGTAGATAAAGAAATAGCTAAACCTGGAGAAACTATACATATCAAATTAGTAGATGATAAAGGTCAAGAAGAAACGGTTCAAGCAGTAGTTGGAGAAGATCAAAGCTTTAAAATTTTAGGGCATACACCAAGTGTTGATATTAAAACAGCTAAGATTGATTCAGCTTATAAATCAGATAGCGAACCTGTAACGTTTACAATTTATAATGAGGCCGGCGATCCTGTAAGAACAATGAGTGTTAAAGACATGAGTGCGGGTATGAAACAAATCGTTTGGGATAGGACAGATGATAGTGGAAATCCTGTGCCATCTGGAAAATACTATGTAAGAGCAAGTTACATAGGTGAAGATGGAACGACTGTTAATTCAACCTATGGTGCTTATCCTATCACTGGGGTTAAGTTTGAAGAAGGTGAAGCCTTAGTTGGTATGGGCGGTAGCTGGGTTAAATGGGAAGATATTAAAGAAATTACAGGATAAAAACATGTTTACAGCATTTTACAATGGAGTAAATGGAGTAAAATCTCAAAGTTATGGTATAGATAATACAGCTCATAATATAAGCAATGTAAATACGGTTGGGTTTAAATACTCTGATGTAGCTTTTAAAGATGTATTTTATAGTACCATAACAACGCAGTCATATAACAAAGGTCAAACTGGATATGGTAGTGTAGCAGGAGCTACAAATGATATTTTTGAACAAGGTCCTATAGTATCTACTGATAATGAATTTGATGTAGCAATTGCTGGAAAAGGTTTTTTTGGTGTAAGCAATGCTAATGGAGTTTATTATACTAGAAATGGTGCTTTTAAACCTGATGCAAATGGCTTTTTAGTAGATTCAAATGGAAATTATATACTTGGAACTATGAACCCATCATTAAAAGAAATTCAACTAAGCGATAGAGTTTCTAATATGTTTGGTCAAATACTTGGACAAAAAGTTACCACAGCTTGGAGCGGTACGCCTGGAGAAAATTTCCAAATGGGTGGGGTTAATACCCAAGGGCCTATTTCTGTGCCTAAAAATCTTTATTTACCACCTCAACCAACACAAAAT
It includes:
- a CDS encoding flagellar hook capping FlgD N-terminal domain-containing protein: MSNINTQTLQNPLATLNTKDVPNARAGESSSGNDGLVYNPGAELDKDAFLKLLLIELQHQDPTDPMDTEKMLTQTAQLSALEMQDNTNKTMTQLVTAMTKLQNSIAASTGMSALAAVGKLATVKDNYLVVADDDIQFQINMYLPKEPQKGKKTDIDTEDFELSKNGEDKLDIKGKVDKEIAKPGETIHIKLVDDKGQEETVQAVVGEDQSFKILGHTPSVDIKTAKIDSAYKSDSEPVTFTIYNEAGDPVRTMSVKDMSAGMKQIVWDRTDDSGNPVPSGKYYVRASYIGEDGTTVNSTYGAYPITGVKFEEGEALVGMGGSWVKWEDIKEITG
- a CDS encoding flagellar hook-length control protein FliK, producing the protein MSNIQASDALNLLSIASQNENISKESTNSQSDGEEFLNSLLQAINEKDGSLSKNFKVPQKENVKKDKDLKDTNNKPLLDEKDAIKLFEGANFIQILSLLEVLQSDSKDIKLNKLVQDNTAILTLEKNLHKLKNIKNINELFNIAKELGLNIKNIKFEQIKDFKEAFPNLDKKGFFKTQNLNNKDLIEPQKQNNTNVFQDLINQKITKLLKEEPIASKNIKNKENEGVSLLSSALKNIELPKKDTKIQTKESLQNINFKEKLVEKIQIQDEKEVKDTKNVQNIAIKHNEKLNDIELITLNQNTNLKKEVKEKEKLDFKEILKNEKITTSEDSFSKKISSVLENSKDLKTELINTKNTQNLPNQNQDLKVNLENLLAPQEKQLKIEKNIQNTDNFSDIFKNTKEFTKDENNNNEENLNSYVKEMNRISNNFVKNQSIPAKETFNDFAQEFKEKLESYKAPITRFSITLNPHNLGEVEVTLVQRGSNLNISFNSNQNTLNLFIQHQAEFKNALVNMGFTNLEMNFNNQERKEQNNPQKQKNNNNSKEDKVNFEKEIQEKPSLEMVLAKYF